One Oncorhynchus masou masou isolate Uvic2021 chromosome 27, UVic_Omas_1.1, whole genome shotgun sequence genomic window carries:
- the LOC135515541 gene encoding E3 ubiquitin-protein ligase Topors-like: MAPTKMKLRVRRRESGGGGQEQEETSKTSSQSVSAEASPDSKCPICLDRFNNMSYLDRCLHRFCFRCIQEWSNNKVECPLCKQPFSSILHSIKAQDNFKEFTLRPPPVPGENGTAMMAAAEAAAAALVTARVGGSHGERRRTRRRGGGGGGQGRERRQSGRLWRGRGLSSAPPLPPLHPPLLPRPEDGGMRGEMDGEDPGVIFDGLTGVSAPPPHDRGVQRLMVRLAARRRSQREGRSVRLLRPREMLSFRRALYRSGVRVRNARGGCERPRDITAAFYQRNPVALHRLLPWLQRELTVLYGAHGSLVNIVQRIITSRIARHDMEGGGGAIQDELRPFLLARTDHFLHELISFARSPLSMEVYDQLSIYDPPAPSYEDRMTSSSSDTDDSVIAISDEEEEEGGSEGERERRPVSVAGSSALSQSAWDDETPGPSYSTAEPSQSPMPLSISPGGRDSGPAGANQNPAQDMTAAGNGERVEEGGEEEEGEQCMIVGFVKAMAERTPELVQLSSDPSDDEGEKQETKETVPQTALTPLSLVVPPLSIPVPPISLIKNTSTERQGGGGERQRGGGERGLGVRHLDREREQVEERLLYCPLGERREGRHRERSCSGSRSRSRHRSASVWSRSDRSRSSERSWSARSPVSVRSDDSSQERRRKRRAREREKRRQEKGRGRGSHDRGSHDRGCHRQHSREHRRETSGGSERSRGRERERIPYEPARSQYSNTGIFFSPENSVLSHSPSLSRSSQRGPESPGEHRHSRSSDSLSSSSSHLSAHRQPSRHSPRSDKPAGKRKYKTRHLEDPSWEPSSSARRERGRGGERERGRGGTEATASPRKSRGSLEDPSWEPSRSARREKGRGGERERGRGGERERGRGGERERGRGGTEATASPRRSRGSLEESVKKRRHQSRSPSVEIIYEGMTVTTASPLRPKHNRKRDGKHRRKQRHVRTLQRSPMVITIDSDSDNKHAVQTTSLEDDRALDFSDRPLTVPGLPRGGHNMDMGVDISDFAVDVLDRSLSVSDHNSDIDHNDGIDHKTELDDDCVVDVSVNAKDRVLNTNTNAVDRPQSADGYVLPQVNLTCDPGVATSDSHLLATILQDLEHITLPNLTFFNNLNPDPNHSRNSTTPDHRENARENARENARENTPTPWSSEGETNFNSPVSPSANHSPSSESFTDYHPASPISPVGHPASPISPVGHPAGSISPVGHPASPISPVGHPASPISPVGHPAGSISPVGHPASPISPVGHPASPISPVGHPASPISLVGHPASPISPVGHPASPISPVGHPASPISPVGHPAGSISPVGHPASPISPVGHPASPISPVGHPASPISPVGHPASPISPVGHPASPISPVGHPASPISPVGHPASPISPVGHPASPISPLGHSDSPISPIGHTAGPIGHSAGPVGHSAGPIGHFAGPIGHYASPISPIGHSAGPVGHSAGPVGHSAGPIGHSASPVHHNSSAVSPIVQHSNNPLSSPIAGSISVENPRLPSSTGSSVSASPVSARHDQEGPIH; this comes from the exons ATGGCCCCTACCAAGATGAAACTGCGTGTTCGGAGGCGGGAGAGCGGAGGAGGTGGCCAGGAACAGGAAGAAACCTCCAAGACCTCCTCTCAGTCCGTGTCGGCCGAGGCGTCTCCTGACTCTAAATGCCCAATCTGTCTGGACCGCTTCAACAACATGTCTTACCTGGACAG GTGCCTCCATCGCTTCTGCTTCCGCTGCATTCAGGAGTGGAGCAACAACAAG GTGGAATGTCCTCTGTGTAAACAGCCATTCTCCTCCATCCTTCACTCGATCAAGGCCCAGGACAACTTTAAAGAGTTTACTCTCAGGCCACCTCCGGTTCCGGGGGAGAACGGGACCGCAATGATGGCCGCTGCCGAAGCAGCCGCCGCTGCCCTGGTGACCGCCAGGGTCGGTGGTAGTCATGGAGAACGAAGGAGgacgaggagaagaggaggaggaggaggggggcaggggagagagaggagacagtcaggacgactgtggagagggaggggcctctcttctgctcctcctctccctcctcttcatccccctcttctaCCCAGGCCAGAGGATGGAGGAATGAGAG gagagatggatggagaggaccCGGGGGTCATCTTTGATGGGCTGACTGGTGTGTCCGCCCCCCCACCTCACGATCGAGGGGTGCAGCGTCTCATGGTGCGTCTGGCTGCTAGGCGACGGTCCCAGAGAGAGGGGCGCTCCGTAAGACTGCTCCGACCACGGGAGATGCTTTCCTTCCGCAGGGCGCTCTACCGCAGTGGCGTACGCGTCAGGAACGCCCGCGGGGGCTGCGAGAGGCCCCGTGACATCACTGCTGCGTTTTACCAGCGGAACCCGGTGGCTCTCCACAGACTCCTCCCCTGGTTacag CGGGAGCTGACAGTGCTGTACGGCGCCCATGGCTCATTGGTCAACATCGTCCAACGCATCATCACCTCGCGAATCGCACGTCacgacatggagggagggggtggggccaTCCAGGACGAACTCCGGCCCTTCCTGCTGGCGAGGACTGATCACTTCCTTCACGAGCTt ATCAGTTTTGCACGTTCCCCTCTCAGTATGGAAGTGTATGACCAGCTGTCCATCTACGACCCTCCAGCGCCGTCCTACGAGGACAGGATGACATCATCATCTAGCGACACTGACGACTCTGTCATCGCCATTTCGGATGAAgag gaagaggaaggagggtcggagggagaacgagagagacggCCGGTGTCGGTAGCAGGAAGTAGCGCTCTGAGCCAATCTGCTTGGGACGATGAAACACCAGGACCCTCCTACTCTACAGCTGAGCCGTCCCAATCCCCCATGCCGCTGTCGATCAGCCCAGGGGGGAGGGACTCTGGTCCAGCGGGGGCTAATCAGAATCCTGCTCAGGACATGACAGCGGCAGGAAatggagagagggttgaggagggaggagaggaagaggagggggaacaaTGTATGATAGTAGGGTTTGTTAAAGCCATGGCTGAGAGAACTCCTGAACTGGTCCaactctcctctgacccctcagaCGACGAGGGGGAGAAACAGGAGACGAAAGAGACTGTTCCACAAACAGcgttaacccctctctctctcgttgtccctcccctctccattccAGTTCCCCCCATCTCTCTGATTAAAAACACCAGCACagaaagacagggaggagggggggagagacagcgaggagggggggagagaggactgggagtaAGAcatctagacagagagagagagcaggtagaAGAGAGACTCCTCTATTGCCCtctaggggagagaagggagggcagACACCGAGAGCGGTCGTGTTCAGGATCGCGGTCCAGAAGCAGACATCGGTCAGCGAGCGTTTGGTCGCGGTCCGATCGGTCCAGGAGTTCTGAACGGAGCTGGTCAGCACGGAGCCCCGTGTCCGTACGGAGCGATGACAGCAGCCAGGAACGGCGCCGGAAGAGACGGGCGAGAGAGCGGGAGAAAAGGAGACAGgagaaaggaagaggaagaggctcCCACGACAGAGGCTCCCACGACAGAGGCTGCCATAGACAACACAGCAGAGAGCACAGGAGAGAGACCAGTGGAGGAAGTGAGAGgagcagaggtagagagagagaaaggattccATATGAACCAGCCAGGTCCCAATATTCTAACACTGGAATATTCTTTAGTCCGGAAAACAGCGTCCTCTCCCATTCCCCGTCCTTATCCCGGAGTAGTCAGCGAGGACCAGAATCTCCTGGGGAACACCGGCATTCCCGGTCCTCTGACAGCCTCTCTTCCTCCAGCTCCCATCTCTCTGCACACAGACAGCCTTCCCGACATTCCCCACGCTCCGACAAGCCGGCAGGGAAGAGGAAATATAAGACACGGCATCTGGAAGACCCTTCCTGGGAGCCATCCAGCTCtgcacggagagagagggggcgagggggtgagcgagagagggggcgagggggAACAGAGGCCACCGCTAGCCCCCGGAAGAGCAGAGGCAGTCTGGAAGACCCTTCCTGGGAGCCATCCAGGTCTGCACGGAGAGAGAAGGGGCGAGGgggcgagcgagagagggggcgagggggcgagcgagagagggggcgagggggcgagcgagagagggggcgagGCGGGACAGAGGCCACCGCTAGCCCCCGGAGGAGCAGAGGCAGTCtggaagagag CGTGAAGAAGAGGAGACATCAGTCCCGCAGCCCCAGTGTCGAAATCATCTATGAAGGCATGACCGTGACCACTGCTAGCCCCTTACGACCCAAACACAACCGCAAACGCGACGGCAAACACCGGAGAAAACAACGTCACGTCCGCACCCTCCAACGCTCTCCCATggtcatcactatagacagcgACAGTGACAACAAACACGCGGTCCAAACCACCAGTCTGGAAGATGACCGCGCTCTGGATTTCTCTGACCGTCCTTTGACCGTGCCTGGTCTTCCACGAGGCGGCCACAACATGGACATGGGGGTTGATATCAGTGATTTTGCGGTCGATGTTCTCGACCGTTCTCTGAGCGTTTCGGACCATAACTCGGACATTGACCACAATGACGGAATCGACCATAAAACGGAGCTCGATGACGACTGTGTGGTTGACGTTTCTGTCAACGCCAAGGACCGCGTTCTGAACACAAACACTAATGCGGTCGACCGTCCCCAGAGCGCAGACGGTTATGTTCTCCCCCAGGTCAATCTTACCTGTGACCCTGGGGTCGCGACCTCTGACTCTCATCTCCTAGCGACGATCCTACAGGACCTAGAACACATCACACTCCCTAACCTGACTTTTTTCAACAACCTGAACCCAGACCCTAACCACAGCCGTAATTCAACCACACCGGACCACAGGGAGAACGCCAGGGAGAACGCCAGGGAGAACGCCAGGGAGAACACACCGACTCCCTGGTCCTCTGAGGGAGAGACTAACTTCAACAGCCCTGTTTCACCTTCAGCCAATCACTCTCCGAGTTCTGAATCATTCACAGACTACCACCCTGCTAGTCCTATATctcctgtaggtcaccctgctagTCCTATATctcctgtaggtcaccctgctgGTTCTATATctcctgtaggtcaccctgctagTCCTATATctcctgtaggtcaccctgctagTCCTATATctcctgtaggtcaccctgctgGTTCTATATCTCCAGTAGGTCACCCTGCTAGTCCTATATCTCCAGTAGGTCACCCTGCTAGTCCTATATctcctgtaggtcaccctgctagTCCTATATCTCTAGTAGGTCACCCTGCTAGTCCTATATCTCCAGTAGGTCACCCTGCTAGTCCTATATctcctgtaggtcaccctgctagTCCTATATctcctgtaggtcaccctgctgGTTCTATATctcctgtaggtcaccctgctagTCCTATATctcctgtaggtcaccctgctagTCCTATATctcctgtaggtcaccctgctagTCCTATATctcctgtaggtcaccctgctagTCCTATATctcctgtaggtcaccctgctagTCCTATCTCTCCAGTAGGTCACCCTGCAAGTCCTATATctcctgtaggtcaccctgctagTCCTATATctcctgtaggtcaccctgctagTCCTATATCTCCtcttggtcactctgacagtccTATATCTCCTATAGGTCACACTGCTGGTCCTATAGGTCACTCTGCTGGTCCTGTAGGTCACTCTGCTGGTCCTATAGGTCACTTTGCTGGTCCTATAGGTCACTATGCTAGTCCTATATCTCCTATAGGTCACTCTGCTGGTCCTGTCGGTCACTCTGCTGGTCCTGTCGGTCACTCTGCTGGTCCTATAGGTCACTCTGCGAGTCCTGTACATCACAACTCTAGTGCAGTATCACCCATTGTCCAGCATTCTAACAATCCTTTATCATCACCCATAGCTGGCTCTATATCGGTAGAAAACCCCCGCTTACCTTCTAGCACTGGGTCATCTGTATCGGCCAGTCCTGTATCGGCCAGGCATGATCAGGAGGGGCCAATACACTAA